The Candidatus Tanganyikabacteria bacterium genome includes a region encoding these proteins:
- a CDS encoding 2-oxoacid:ferredoxin oxidoreductase subunit beta translates to MAVSSEPKRNVNHIGLTKADYAGGPSTLCNGCGHDSITSRIIEAYYKMGVPPHMVAKLSGIGCSSKTPAYFLNRAHGFNGVHGRMPAIATGAMVANRQLKAIGVSGDGDTASIGLGQFCHMVRRNVPMVYIIENNGVYGLTKGQFSATADMGSASKGGAHNEMPPIDMCMLALQLGCSYVARGFSGDPRQLSTLLQGAIAHEGCAILDVISPCVTFNNHEGSTKSYKYAKDHEIPLHELDFIPSFEPIELVGDFDPGAIRDVKLHDGSVIRLRKTDRDYDPGSKSQAMLTLLQAEENQEFLTGLIFHDQTRRNLIEQLDMVDDPLATLPLGRTRPPREAFEQVMHALM, encoded by the coding sequence ATGGCCGTCAGCAGCGAACCCAAGAGAAACGTCAACCATATCGGCCTGACCAAGGCCGACTACGCGGGCGGCCCCTCGACGCTCTGCAACGGCTGCGGCCATGACTCCATCACGAGCCGCATCATCGAGGCCTACTACAAGATGGGCGTGCCGCCGCACATGGTCGCCAAGCTGTCGGGTATCGGCTGTTCGTCCAAGACGCCCGCTTACTTCCTCAACCGCGCCCACGGCTTCAACGGCGTCCACGGCCGCATGCCCGCCATCGCCACGGGCGCGATGGTCGCCAACCGCCAGCTCAAGGCAATAGGCGTCTCGGGCGACGGCGACACAGCGTCCATCGGCCTCGGCCAGTTCTGCCACATGGTGCGGCGCAACGTCCCGATGGTGTACATCATCGAGAACAACGGAGTGTACGGTCTCACCAAGGGCCAGTTCTCCGCCACCGCCGACATGGGCAGCGCCTCGAAGGGCGGGGCCCACAACGAGATGCCGCCCATCGACATGTGCATGCTGGCGCTCCAGCTAGGGTGCAGCTACGTGGCCCGCGGCTTCTCGGGAGATCCCAGGCAGCTTTCGACGCTCCTGCAAGGCGCGATCGCGCACGAGGGGTGCGCGATCCTGGATGTCATCAGCCCGTGCGTTACCTTCAACAACCACGAGGGCTCGACGAAGAGCTACAAGTACGCCAAGGATCACGAGATCCCGCTGCATGAGCTGGATTTCATCCCGTCCTTCGAGCCAATCGAACTGGTCGGCGACTTCGATCCCGGCGCCATTCGGGACGTCAAACTTCACGATGGCTCCGTGATTCGCTTACGTAAGACCGATCGTGACTACGATCCCGGCAGCAAGTCCCAGGCCATGCTCACGCTGCTTCAGGCTGAAGAGAATCAGGAGTTCCTCACTGGCCTGATCTTCCATGATCAGACGCGCCGCAACTTGATCGAGCAGCTCGACATGGTCGATGATCCCCTGGCCACGCTGCCGCTTGGACGGACGCGGCCGCCCCGCGAAGCTTTCGAACAGGTCATGCACGCCTTGATGTAG
- a CDS encoding 2-oxoacid:acceptor oxidoreductase subunit alpha yields MALETAVPLTGTQATTPEGEPLVNDWSIQVATVNGSGSQSANMVLLRTLFQMGIPVSGKNLFPSNIAGLPTWYTIRANKRGYVGRKRDVDLLVAMNPETVDEDLAALPRGSVAIYNSDMRLGSPLREDIVAYAVPFNKLAGEISGDVKLKKLLANMVYVGVVGFLLDLDRAEIDKAINRQFRNKPKAAELNSQAVEKGWQYAAGNLSKRDRIKAERMTMTDGKIIIDGNAAAALGCVFAGCTVVAWYPITPSSSLCESTINYLQKLRVEESGKASFAVIQAEDELAALGMVIGAGWAGARAMTATSGPGISLMAEFAGLAYFVEVPAVVFDVQRLGPSTGLPTRTSQADLSFVAFLSHGDTKHIALIPGSVAEAFEFAGAAFDLAERFQTPVFVLLDLDLGMNYWMSEPFRYPTAPVDRGKVLAAADLERLGEFARYRDVDGDGIPYRTLPGTPHPLGAYFARGSGHNDEARYSEKPADYKNLMDRLGRKYDTARDAVPGPVVDGGGSKVGLIAFGTTDASMSEARDQLAAEHGIATDYLRLRAMPFCREVFDFVAAHDRVYVIEQNRDAQLKGLLKLELAPEHVGKLRSVLIYDGWTVDARTISDQISEQEGK; encoded by the coding sequence ATGGCTCTCGAAACCGCCGTGCCGCTGACGGGCACGCAGGCGACGACGCCTGAAGGCGAACCGCTCGTCAACGACTGGAGCATCCAGGTCGCCACCGTCAACGGCTCGGGCTCGCAGTCGGCCAACATGGTCCTGCTGCGGACGCTCTTCCAGATGGGGATCCCCGTGAGCGGGAAGAACCTCTTCCCGAGCAACATCGCCGGGTTGCCCACCTGGTACACGATCCGCGCCAACAAGCGCGGCTACGTCGGCCGCAAGCGCGACGTGGACCTCCTGGTCGCGATGAACCCCGAGACCGTGGACGAGGACCTCGCGGCCCTGCCGCGCGGCAGCGTGGCGATCTACAACTCCGACATGCGCCTGGGCTCGCCGCTCCGCGAGGACATCGTGGCCTACGCGGTCCCGTTCAACAAGCTGGCCGGCGAGATCAGCGGCGACGTCAAGCTCAAGAAGCTTCTGGCAAACATGGTCTACGTCGGCGTCGTGGGCTTCCTCCTCGATCTCGACCGGGCGGAAATCGACAAGGCCATCAATCGCCAGTTCCGCAACAAGCCCAAGGCGGCCGAACTCAACAGCCAGGCCGTCGAAAAGGGCTGGCAGTACGCCGCCGGCAATCTGTCCAAGCGCGATCGCATCAAGGCCGAGCGCATGACCATGACCGACGGGAAGATCATCATCGACGGCAACGCCGCGGCCGCCCTCGGCTGCGTCTTCGCCGGCTGCACGGTCGTGGCGTGGTACCCCATCACCCCGTCATCCAGCCTGTGCGAGTCCACGATCAATTACCTCCAGAAGCTCCGCGTGGAGGAGTCCGGAAAGGCTTCCTTCGCCGTCATCCAGGCCGAGGACGAACTCGCCGCTCTGGGCATGGTGATCGGCGCCGGCTGGGCCGGGGCGCGGGCCATGACCGCGACGTCGGGCCCGGGCATCTCGCTGATGGCCGAGTTTGCCGGCCTGGCCTACTTCGTGGAGGTACCGGCCGTCGTCTTCGACGTGCAGCGGCTAGGCCCGTCGACGGGCCTGCCGACGCGCACGTCGCAGGCCGACCTCTCGTTCGTGGCGTTCCTGTCGCACGGCGACACCAAGCACATCGCGCTGATTCCGGGCTCGGTCGCCGAGGCTTTCGAGTTTGCCGGGGCCGCGTTCGACCTGGCCGAGCGGTTCCAGACCCCGGTATTCGTCCTCCTCGATCTGGATCTCGGCATGAATTACTGGATGAGCGAGCCGTTCCGGTATCCGACCGCCCCCGTCGACCGGGGCAAGGTGCTGGCTGCCGCCGACCTGGAGCGCCTGGGCGAGTTCGCCCGCTACCGCGATGTGGACGGCGACGGCATCCCGTACCGCACGCTCCCGGGCACCCCGCATCCCCTGGGCGCCTATTTCGCCCGTGGCTCGGGCCACAACGACGAGGCGCGCTACTCGGAGAAGCCGGCCGACTACAAGAACCTGATGGATCGCCTTGGCCGCAAGTACGACACCGCCCGGGACGCGGTGCCGGGGCCGGTGGTGGACGGCGGCGGCAGCAAGGTCGGGCTGATCGCCTTCGGGACGACCGACGCGTCGATGAGCGAGGCCCGCGATCAGCTCGCCGCGGAGCACGGCATCGCGACCGACTACCTGCGGCTCCGCGCCATGCCGTTCTGCCGGGAGGTCTTCGACTTCGTGGCGGCGCACGACCGGGTGTACGTGATCGAGCAAAACCGCGACGCGCAGCTCAAGGGCCTGCTCAAGCTCGAACTGGCCCCCGAGCATGTGGGCAAGCTGCGGAGCGTCCTGATCTACGACGGCTGGACCGTCGATGCCCGCACCATCAGCGACCAGATCTCCGAGCAGGAGGGCAAGTGA